The following proteins are co-located in the Brachybacterium sacelli genome:
- the tilS gene encoding tRNA lysidine(34) synthetase TilS has product MAGPPPVVARARTAVRVAVTARLERLADDTAAGQLAPRLLVGLSGGADSLALLATTAWVGSRMGLETEAAIVDHGLQEGSAQVAERARAQAERLGVSARVLQVHVDPAGAGGLENAARRARHDALEHLLTELGGLALLMAHTLDDQAEQVLMGLARGAGPRAVAGIPRSRGPLLRPFLGSGRDETTALRRGDTEEICRLHDLQWWEDPMNADTTMLRARVRHRALPLLRELLGEQIDENLARTADLVRPDVDHLDAEARDLFEALRRDGGADRGAQDLLLLDVHALAAAPAPLRTRVLRDASRSAEGAARADGAPGATKSLLRRQVLAIDALVVSWHGQAPVAVPGRIEIARRDGLLVWRRTGT; this is encoded by the coding sequence ATGGCCGGGCCCCCTCCCGTCGTGGCGCGCGCCCGCACCGCCGTGCGTGTCGCGGTGACCGCCCGCCTCGAGCGGCTGGCTGACGACACCGCCGCCGGGCAGCTCGCCCCGCGCCTGCTGGTCGGCCTCAGCGGCGGTGCCGACTCCCTCGCCCTGCTCGCGACCACCGCCTGGGTCGGGTCCCGGATGGGCCTGGAGACCGAAGCGGCGATCGTCGACCACGGTCTGCAGGAGGGCTCCGCACAGGTCGCCGAGCGGGCCCGCGCCCAGGCCGAGCGCCTGGGTGTGAGCGCGCGCGTGCTGCAGGTCCACGTCGATCCCGCCGGCGCCGGCGGCCTGGAGAACGCCGCCCGCCGGGCCCGCCACGACGCTCTGGAGCACCTGCTCACCGAGCTCGGCGGGCTCGCGCTGCTCATGGCCCACACCCTCGACGACCAGGCCGAGCAGGTGCTGATGGGGCTCGCCCGGGGAGCGGGCCCCCGCGCCGTGGCCGGGATCCCCCGTTCCCGCGGGCCCCTGCTGCGGCCCTTCCTGGGCAGCGGACGCGACGAGACCACAGCACTGCGACGCGGGGACACCGAGGAGATCTGCCGCCTGCACGACCTTCAGTGGTGGGAGGACCCGATGAACGCGGACACGACGATGCTGCGCGCCCGGGTCCGGCACCGGGCGCTGCCGCTGCTGCGAGAGCTGCTCGGGGAGCAGATCGACGAGAACCTCGCCCGCACCGCCGACCTGGTGCGGCCCGACGTCGACCACCTCGACGCGGAGGCCCGTGACCTGTTCGAGGCACTGCGTCGCGACGGGGGAGCGGATCGCGGGGCGCAGGATCTGCTCCTGCTCGACGTCCACGCCCTCGCGGCCGCCCCCGCCCCGCTGCGGACCCGCGTCCTGCGCGATGCCTCACGTTCCGCTGAGGGCGCAGCGCGGGCCGACGGGGCCCCCGGCGCCACGAAGTCCCTGCTGCGCAGACAGGTGCTCGCGATCGACGCCCTGGTCGTCTCATGGCACGGTCAGGCACCTGTAGCCGTTCCGGGTAGGATCGAGATCGCTCGTCGCGACGGCCTGCTGGTGTGGCGCCGCACAGGAACATGA
- the hpt gene encoding hypoxanthine phosphoribosyltransferase → MPQTHPHPDVERVLLDEQQIRDRLAELGERIAADYADEPPILVGVLKGAVMVMADLARQIDLQVEMDWMAVSSYGSGTRSSGVVRILKDLSADISERNVLIVEDIIDSGLTLKWLLSNLRSRGPRSVEVATLLRKPEAARVEIDVKYVGFDIPNEFVIGYGLDYAENYRNLPYVGVLERSIYED, encoded by the coding sequence GTGCCCCAGACGCACCCCCACCCTGATGTCGAACGGGTCCTGCTGGACGAACAGCAGATCCGTGATCGGCTCGCCGAGCTCGGAGAGCGGATCGCCGCGGACTACGCGGACGAGCCGCCGATCCTCGTGGGCGTGCTCAAGGGGGCGGTGATGGTGATGGCGGACCTGGCCCGTCAGATCGACCTGCAGGTCGAGATGGACTGGATGGCCGTCTCCTCCTACGGCTCGGGCACCAGGTCCTCCGGCGTCGTGCGGATCCTCAAGGATCTCTCCGCCGACATCTCCGAGCGCAACGTGCTCATCGTCGAGGACATCATCGACTCCGGCCTCACCCTGAAGTGGCTGCTGTCCAACCTGCGCTCGCGCGGACCCCGCAGCGTCGAGGTCGCCACCCTGCTGCGCAAGCCGGAAGCCGCGCGGGTCGAGATCGACGTCAAGTACGTCGGCTTCGACATCCCGAACGAGTTCGTCATCGGCTACGGGCTCGACTACGCGGAGAACTACCGAAACCTTCCCTACGTGGGCGTGCTCGAGCGCTCGATCTACGAGGACTGA
- the ftsH gene encoding ATP-dependent zinc metalloprotease FtsH: MADSSSKNKTKNKKRRPLAGVAIWILVALLLGMALFSLFGRDGYQQIDTEQGLELLAGDTVEQAKIIDGNQQRVELVLSEDFVVGDENKGTQVRFSYVGARGDAVVQAVSEAAPENGYTDEIATSSWWSTLLLSFLPLLIFIGLFWFLIMNAQGGGGKAMQFGKSKAKLFNKEQPKVTFADVAGAEEAVEELDEIKQFLVEPARYQAVGAKIPKGVLLYGPPGTGKTLLARAVAGEANVPFYSISGSDFVEMFVGVGASRVRDLFSTAKENAPAIIFVDEIDAVGRHRGAGMGGGHDEREQTLNQMLVEMDGFEENQNVILIAATNRVDILDPALLRPGRFDRQIGVEAPDLKGRLHILGVHAKGKPLAHDVDLEAVAKRTIGMSGADLANVLNEAALLTARSGNQIIDDRALDEAIDRVSMGPQRYSKVMTDRERQMTAYHEGGHALVAAAMNNSAPVTKVTILPRGRAGGYTMVVPTQDRNYQSRNELLDRLAYAMGGYAVEESIFHDVTTGPSSDLQNATKIARTMVMQLGMSEAVGQVALSGEQDEVFVGMQQGQGPRFSAETASVIDQEVRTLLDNALDEAWSVIVENRHVLDRLVEELLEKETLNEHELGAVFADVTKRPPREVWQSSQERPSLDAPQAGSTTTATGTESHDAGEPLQPNPPELPHPGGEGPEIPGAPHGEGPEGPGPYGPYGSDYGRTDTRGGDEGTGYGDRHGEGSPHDEGPGR; the protein is encoded by the coding sequence ATGGCGGACTCCTCCTCCAAGAACAAGACCAAGAACAAGAAGCGTCGCCCGCTCGCCGGGGTCGCGATCTGGATCCTCGTCGCCCTGCTGCTGGGCATGGCGCTGTTCTCCCTGTTCGGTCGCGACGGCTACCAGCAGATCGACACCGAACAGGGTCTCGAGCTGCTGGCGGGCGACACGGTCGAGCAGGCGAAGATCATCGACGGCAATCAGCAGCGGGTCGAACTGGTGCTGAGCGAGGACTTCGTCGTCGGCGACGAGAACAAGGGCACCCAGGTGCGGTTCTCCTACGTCGGCGCCCGCGGGGACGCGGTGGTCCAGGCGGTCAGCGAGGCCGCACCCGAGAACGGCTACACGGACGAGATCGCCACCAGTTCCTGGTGGTCGACGCTGCTGCTGTCGTTCCTGCCGCTGCTGATCTTCATCGGCCTGTTCTGGTTCCTGATCATGAACGCGCAGGGCGGCGGCGGCAAGGCCATGCAGTTCGGCAAGTCCAAGGCCAAGCTGTTCAACAAGGAGCAGCCGAAAGTCACCTTCGCCGACGTCGCCGGTGCCGAGGAGGCCGTCGAGGAGCTCGACGAGATCAAGCAGTTCCTCGTCGAACCCGCCCGCTACCAGGCCGTCGGCGCCAAGATCCCCAAGGGTGTGCTGCTGTACGGCCCGCCCGGCACCGGCAAGACGCTGCTGGCGCGCGCCGTCGCCGGCGAGGCCAATGTGCCCTTCTACTCGATCTCCGGCTCGGACTTCGTGGAGATGTTCGTCGGCGTCGGCGCCTCCCGTGTGCGCGACCTGTTCTCGACCGCGAAGGAGAACGCCCCGGCGATCATCTTCGTCGACGAGATCGACGCCGTCGGCCGCCACCGCGGCGCCGGCATGGGCGGCGGTCACGACGAGCGCGAGCAGACGCTGAACCAGATGCTGGTGGAGATGGACGGGTTCGAGGAGAACCAGAACGTCATCCTCATCGCCGCCACCAACCGGGTGGACATCCTGGACCCGGCGCTGCTGCGCCCGGGCCGCTTCGACCGCCAGATCGGTGTCGAGGCCCCGGACCTCAAGGGGCGGCTGCACATCCTCGGCGTCCACGCCAAGGGCAAGCCGCTGGCGCACGACGTCGACCTCGAGGCCGTCGCCAAGCGCACCATCGGGATGTCCGGTGCTGACCTGGCCAACGTGCTCAACGAGGCCGCGCTGCTGACCGCCCGCAGCGGCAATCAGATCATCGACGACCGTGCCCTGGACGAGGCCATCGACCGCGTCTCCATGGGGCCGCAGCGGTACTCGAAGGTGATGACGGACCGCGAGCGCCAGATGACGGCGTACCACGAGGGCGGCCACGCCCTGGTCGCCGCTGCGATGAACAACTCTGCACCGGTCACCAAGGTGACGATCCTGCCGCGCGGCCGCGCCGGCGGCTATACGATGGTGGTGCCCACGCAGGACCGCAACTACCAGTCGCGCAACGAGCTGCTGGATCGTCTGGCCTACGCGATGGGCGGTTACGCCGTGGAGGAGAGCATCTTCCACGACGTCACCACCGGTCCCAGCTCCGATCTGCAGAACGCCACCAAGATCGCACGCACCATGGTCATGCAGCTGGGCATGAGCGAGGCCGTGGGCCAGGTCGCGCTCTCGGGAGAGCAGGACGAGGTGTTCGTCGGCATGCAGCAGGGGCAGGGCCCCCGCTTCAGCGCGGAGACCGCGAGCGTGATCGACCAGGAGGTGCGCACCCTGCTGGACAACGCCCTGGACGAGGCGTGGTCCGTGATCGTCGAGAACCGTCACGTGCTCGACCGCCTGGTGGAGGAGCTGCTGGAGAAGGAGACCCTCAACGAGCACGAGCTCGGGGCGGTCTTCGCCGACGTCACCAAGCGGCCGCCACGCGAGGTCTGGCAGTCCAGCCAGGAACGCCCCTCGCTGGATGCGCCGCAGGCGGGTTCGACGACCACCGCGACCGGCACCGAGTCGCACGACGCGGGCGAACCCCTGCAGCCGAATCCGCCGGAGCTCCCGCACCCGGGCGGCGAGGGTCCCGAGATCCCGGGTGCACCGCACGGCGAGGGCCCCGAGGGACCTGGCCCCTACGGTCCGTACGGATCCGACTACGGGCGCACCGACACCCGCGGCGGGGACGAGGGCACCGGCTACGGCGATCGCCATGGCGAGGGCTCCCCGCACGACGAGGGACCAGGTCGCTGA
- the folE gene encoding GTP cyclohydrolase I FolE — MAVDHARVEAAVREILVGIGEDPDRDGLMETPARVARMYAEVFEGLDQDPRQPLSTTFDIDHQELVLVRDIGFHSMCEHHLLPFVGVAHVGYIPDGGAVTGLSKLARLVNVYARRPQVQERLTSQIADALVSELGAGGAIVVIEAEHMCMSMRGVRAEGARTVTSAVRGMLRESSSTRAEAMSLINRG, encoded by the coding sequence ATGGCCGTCGACCACGCCCGCGTGGAGGCCGCGGTCCGGGAGATCCTCGTCGGCATCGGCGAGGACCCGGACCGCGACGGCCTGATGGAGACCCCCGCCCGGGTCGCCCGCATGTATGCCGAGGTCTTCGAAGGGCTGGACCAGGATCCCCGCCAGCCGCTGTCGACCACCTTCGACATCGACCACCAGGAGCTGGTGCTGGTGCGCGACATCGGCTTCCACTCGATGTGTGAGCACCACCTGCTGCCCTTCGTCGGCGTCGCCCACGTCGGATACATCCCCGACGGCGGCGCGGTGACGGGGTTGAGCAAGCTCGCCCGCCTGGTGAACGTCTACGCGCGGCGACCCCAGGTGCAGGAGCGCCTCACCTCCCAGATCGCCGACGCCCTGGTGAGCGAGCTCGGGGCGGGCGGCGCGATCGTCGTGATCGAGGCCGAGCACATGTGCATGTCGATGCGCGGGGTGCGGGCCGAGGGCGCCCGCACCGTCACCAGCGCCGTGCGGGGCATGCTGCGCGAGAGCTCGAGCACCCGGGCCGAGGCCATGAGCCTCATCAACCGGGGGTGA
- the folP gene encoding dihydropteroate synthase: protein MSTPARRRPEGLPESLGRDDTLVMGVLNVTPDSFSDGGTHFASADAIAHGRLLAAQGAAIVDVGGESTRPGAPRVDEDEELRRVLPVVEALAAEELVISVDTMRASVAAASVEAGALIVNDVSAGRADGDMGAEAARLRTCRGTPPVFIAMHWRGHSDVMNELAVYEDAARDSARELEDRLTALREAGVEERFLVVDPGLGFSKTGEQNWDVLADWETIASHALPILIGASRKRFVSSLGVDRDAATAAISAYGAEHGAWAVRVHEVPSSLAAVRVGDRLRRSRRR from the coding sequence GTGAGCACCCCGGCGCGGCGCCGTCCGGAGGGACTTCCCGAGTCCCTCGGGCGTGACGACACCCTGGTGATGGGCGTCCTGAACGTCACCCCCGACTCGTTCTCCGACGGCGGGACACACTTCGCGAGCGCGGACGCGATCGCGCACGGGCGGCTGCTCGCGGCCCAGGGCGCCGCGATCGTCGACGTCGGCGGGGAGTCCACCCGCCCCGGTGCGCCCCGGGTCGACGAGGACGAGGAGCTGCGCCGGGTGCTGCCCGTGGTTGAGGCCCTGGCCGCCGAGGAGCTCGTGATCAGCGTGGACACCATGCGTGCCTCCGTGGCCGCCGCGAGCGTCGAGGCGGGCGCCCTGATCGTCAACGACGTCTCCGCCGGGCGCGCCGACGGGGACATGGGCGCCGAGGCCGCCCGGCTGCGGACCTGCCGCGGCACCCCGCCCGTGTTCATCGCGATGCATTGGCGCGGGCACAGCGACGTCATGAACGAGCTGGCCGTCTACGAGGACGCCGCCCGCGACAGCGCACGCGAGCTCGAGGACCGGCTGACCGCCCTGCGCGAGGCCGGGGTCGAAGAGCGCTTCCTGGTGGTCGACCCCGGGCTCGGGTTCTCCAAGACCGGGGAGCAGAACTGGGACGTGCTCGCGGACTGGGAGACGATCGCCTCCCACGCGCTGCCGATCCTGATCGGCGCCTCGCGCAAGCGCTTCGTCAGCTCCCTGGGCGTCGACCGCGACGCCGCCACGGCTGCCATCAGCGCCTACGGCGCGGAGCACGGCGCCTGGGCCGTCCGCGTGCACGAGGTCCCCTCCTCGCTGGCGGCGGTGCGCGTGGGGGATCGTCTGCGACGGAGCCGGCGGCGATGA
- the folK gene encoding 2-amino-4-hydroxy-6-hydroxymethyldihydropteridine diphosphokinase — translation MTAPQARRPLGSLDRIEVTGIRAWGRHGVLAAEKELGQQFVVDVTLHLSTAPAGRTDTLARTVNYAEVAAAVAEEIGGGPHDLVEALAESIAARILTDTGHPLVRRVGVRVHKPAAPVGLPVGDVVISLERDAAPVQAVLALGTNLGDREAHLARALELLAGTEGLEVEWTGPVLETAPVGGPEGQGAYLNSAIGVVTTLGPFDLLETAHRAERDARRERLVRWGPRTLDVDVITYGSYRSDDEELTLPHPRAHQRAFVLAPWHAARPQAELPGHGPVAALLEGAEDRDGLRPGPHLTGFEHS, via the coding sequence ATGACCGCCCCGCAGGCACGACGGCCGCTCGGCTCCCTGGACCGCATCGAGGTCACCGGGATCCGGGCCTGGGGGCGCCATGGCGTCCTCGCCGCGGAGAAGGAGCTCGGCCAGCAGTTCGTGGTCGACGTGACGCTGCACCTCTCGACCGCTCCGGCCGGTCGCACGGACACTCTGGCGCGTACCGTGAACTACGCCGAGGTCGCCGCGGCGGTGGCCGAGGAGATCGGCGGCGGTCCCCACGACCTGGTGGAGGCCCTGGCCGAATCCATCGCCGCACGGATCCTCACCGACACCGGCCATCCACTGGTGCGGCGCGTCGGGGTCCGGGTGCACAAGCCCGCTGCCCCGGTCGGCCTGCCCGTCGGCGACGTCGTGATCTCCCTCGAGCGCGACGCCGCGCCGGTTCAGGCAGTGCTCGCCCTCGGCACCAATCTCGGGGACCGCGAGGCGCACCTGGCCCGCGCTCTCGAGCTGCTCGCGGGCACCGAGGGTCTCGAGGTGGAGTGGACCGGCCCGGTCCTGGAGACCGCTCCCGTGGGCGGACCGGAGGGTCAGGGCGCCTACCTCAACTCGGCGATCGGGGTGGTCACCACGCTGGGGCCGTTCGACCTGCTCGAGACGGCGCACCGGGCCGAGCGCGACGCCCGCCGCGAGCGCCTAGTGCGGTGGGGCCCGCGCACGCTGGACGTCGACGTCATCACCTACGGCAGCTACCGCAGCGACGACGAGGAGCTCACCCTCCCGCACCCGCGCGCGCACCAGCGCGCCTTCGTGCTCGCCCCCTGGCACGCCGCCCGTCCGCAGGCGGAGCTGCCGGGCCACGGCCCGGTGGCGGCACTGCTGGAGGGAGCCGAGGACCGGGACGGGCTGCGGCCGGGTCCGCACCTGACGGGTTTCGAGCACTCATGA
- a CDS encoding DUF3180 domain-containing protein, which produces MKPLNIPLLVLILVVGAGFGAQMLETLAARGHSLPVAGWLTTVVLLVLVGVLLAYGLPLRQYMLESEERRLQPSLAPRRHQIDLPTAFRTVLLARACAYTGAVVGGIFTGQALYLLLTGTGDLLRATLPTGAAAVSGIVLGVLGVLVERWGRLPPEDGEGSAEGAGAGH; this is translated from the coding sequence ATGAAGCCCCTGAACATCCCGCTCCTGGTGCTGATCCTCGTGGTCGGTGCAGGGTTCGGGGCACAGATGCTGGAGACCCTCGCCGCGCGCGGCCACTCGCTGCCGGTCGCCGGCTGGCTGACCACGGTGGTGCTGCTCGTGCTGGTGGGAGTGCTGCTGGCCTACGGCCTCCCGCTGCGTCAGTACATGCTCGAGAGCGAGGAGCGTCGGCTGCAGCCCAGTCTCGCCCCCCGGCGCCACCAGATCGACCTGCCCACCGCGTTCCGCACCGTGCTGCTGGCCCGCGCCTGCGCCTACACGGGGGCCGTCGTCGGCGGCATCTTCACCGGGCAGGCGCTGTACCTGCTCCTGACGGGCACCGGTGACCTGCTCCGTGCCACCCTGCCCACCGGCGCCGCAGCCGTCTCCGGCATCGTGCTCGGCGTGCTCGGTGTCCTCGTGGAGCGCTGGGGCCGCCTGCCTCCGGAGGACGGCGAGGGCTCGGCGGAGGGCGCCGGCGCCGGGCACTGA
- a CDS encoding PH domain-containing protein, which translates to MTSAPDPAERPAAPVHLAPAGEPTSDDPEGLLGADALRPVSPRLVRARYVASIVAYVIWVLMIAGAIVAASLTGWWWLALIGLLPLLILVQSLALTPRRVRAIGYLDAEEDLTIAQGIMFRQLHTIPYGRVQSVKIDEGPVDRRYGLAKLTVSTAADGSTVVLPGLPKQEAERLRALLTDRGLETMAAL; encoded by the coding sequence ATGACCTCCGCCCCTGACCCCGCCGAGCGACCCGCCGCACCGGTCCACCTCGCCCCCGCGGGCGAGCCGACGAGTGACGACCCCGAGGGCCTCCTCGGCGCCGACGCGCTGCGTCCGGTCTCCCCGCGCCTGGTCCGCGCCCGCTACGTGGCGAGCATCGTCGCCTACGTCATCTGGGTGCTCATGATCGCCGGCGCGATCGTCGCCGCGTCTCTGACGGGGTGGTGGTGGCTCGCCCTGATCGGCCTGCTGCCGCTGCTCATCCTGGTCCAGAGCCTCGCCCTGACCCCGCGCCGGGTGCGGGCCATCGGCTACCTGGACGCGGAGGAGGACCTCACGATCGCCCAGGGCATCATGTTCCGCCAGCTCCACACGATTCCCTACGGCCGGGTGCAGTCGGTGAAGATCGACGAGGGTCCCGTCGACCGCCGTTACGGCCTCGCGAAGCTCACCGTGAGCACCGCGGCCGACGGTTCCACGGTCGTCCTGCCGGGACTGCCCAAGCAGGAGGCGGAGCGGCTGCGCGCACTGCTGACCGACCGCGGCCTCGAGACCATGGCGGCGCTGTGA